The genome window GCTTTATTGCGCATGATAATGGATTTACGTCAACAATGCAAATCAACGCATTTGCAAATAACCAAGGCATTTTCGCGGGCGAGTCTCCCGCGTCACACGGATCGGTGCGGCAGATTCGCAGCGCGCGTTCGCGTAGGCGAGGTGAGGAGTGAGGTTCGCCCCACCGAGGAGGCTCTGAACGAGCCCCGGAGGCACGACGCCGAGAGGGCGACCCTCGCCCCGAGCCGCGTAAGCACCCCGGGAATTTGCCCTCTCCTTGACCCCGGGTGATATACTCGCCCCGTGAAAAAGCCCCTCATCATCGTCGAATCGCCGACCAAGGCACGAACGATTAAGAAGTTCTTGCCGTCGCGATATGTGGTGAAGGCGTCCGTGGGACACGTTCGGGACCTTCCGAAGTCTACGCTCGGGGTCGACGTCGACAACGGATTCACGCCGAAGTACCTGACGATCAAGGGTAAAGGCGACGTCATCAAAGAGCTGAAGAGCGCCGTCAAGGCCGCAGACGAGGTCTATCTCGCGACCGACCCGGACCGGGAGGGCGAAGCGATCGCCTGGCACTTGGCGGAGTTGCTGAAGCTTCCCGATCCGCACCGGATCGAGTTGCACGAGATCACGAAAGAGGCCGCGCTCGAGGCCATCAAGCACCCGCACCGCATCGACATGGATCGCGTGAACGCGCAGCAGGCGCGGCGCATTCTCGATCGGCTCGTCGGGTACAAGATCTCACCGCTGCTTTGGGCGAAGGTCCGCGGTGGGCTCTCCGCCGGGCGCGTGCAGTCGGTCGCCGTACGTCTCATCGTCGATCGTGAGCGCGAGATCCGAGCCTTCGTTCCGAAGGAGTATTGGACGATCGCGGCGCGCTTTGCGACGCCACGGGACCGAGAGACGGAGTTCGCGGCCGATCTCGTCACCTACCGCGGCGAGAAGCTCGAGATCGCGAATCAGGCGCAGGCCGACGCGGTCCTCGCGGGGCTCGAAGGCACGTCGTCGAGCCTCACCGGCATACGCAAGCGCGAGGTGCGACGTAACGCCTCCGCTCCATTTACGACCTCGACGCTTCAGCAGGAGGCTTCACGCCGGCTGCGTCTGCGCGTGCGCCGCACGATGCAGATCGCGCAGGCCCTCTACGAAGGCGTCGATCTCGGCGGGAAAGAGGGCACCGTCGGTCTCATCACCTACATGCGCACGGACTCGACGCGTATCTCCGATCAGGCGCGCGATGCCGCTCGCAGCTACATCACGCAGCAGTATGGCAAGGAGTTTCACGGCGGACGCGTGCACCGCGTCCGCGAAGGAGCCCAGGACGCTCACGAAGCGATCCGTCCCACGTCCGTGCTGCGCGCGCCGGCGCAGCTCGCAGGAATTCTCAAGCGCGATGAGCTGCGCCTCTACACGCTGATTTGGGAGCGTTTCGTCGCCTCGCAGATGTCGCCGGCGGTCTTCGACCAGACGACGGTGGAGATTACGGCGGGCGAGTACGGTTTCCGCGTGACGGGAAGCATTCTCAAGTTTGCAGGGTTCACCCGCGTCTACGAAGAGGGCAAGGACGAGCCCGCCAAAGAGCGCGTGCGCTTGCCCGAACTCTTCGAAGGCGATGCGCTCGAGCGGCGCGCGCTCGAGTCGAAACAGCACTTTACCGAGCCGCCGCCGCGGTACACGGAGGCTTCGCTCGTGCGCGTGCTCGAGGAGAACGGCATCGGCCGCCCATCGACGTACTCGACGATCGTTGAGACGATCCAGGCGCGCGGATACGTCACGCAGCAAGACCGGCGTTTCATGCCGACGGAGATCGGGGAAGCGGTCAACGATCTCTTGGTCGAGCATTTTCCGAAGATCGTCAACCCGGCGTTCACGGCGGAGATGGAGGGCGATCTCGATAAGGTCGCGGAGGGACACGAAGATTGGGTCGGCGTGCTGCGCGCGTTTTACGGTCCGTTCGCGGGCGAGCTCGAGGAGGCCGAGCGCAAGTTGCCGCGCCTCGAGGTGCGCGAGGAGCCGACCGACGAGATCTGCCCGAACTGCGGCCGTCCCATGGTCATCAAGATGGGACGCTTCGGGAAGTTCATCTCGTGCTCGGGATACCCCGAGTGCAAGACGACCCGCCCGATCGTGAAAGACACCGGCGCGAAATGCCCGAAGGACGGCGGCGCAGTCGTCGAGCGCCGCTCGCGCAAGGGCCGCACGTTCTACGGCTGCATCAACTATCCGAACTGCGACTTCATCTCGTGGGATCGCGTGATTCCGGAGCGCTGCCCCGTCTGCGGTTCGCATGTCGTCATCAAGACGCGACGCGGCTCGTCGCATCTCGAATGCGCCGCCGACAAAGAGCACGACGTGTCATCTCTGGTCAATGCCGAGCAGCAGGAGCAAGCAGAAGAAGCCGTCGCGTTGCCGTGAGACTGCTCGTTATCGGTGGTGGCCTCGCCGGATGTGAAGCGGCGTGGCAGGCTGCGCGCCAAGGCGTCGATGTCGATCTCTACGAGATGCGCCCGCACGCCAGCGGGCCGGCGCACAAGACCGCAAACCTCGCGGAGCTGGTCTGCAGCAACTCGCTGCGCGGTGCCGCGCTCGAAAACGCGGTGGGGCTGCTCAAAGAAGAACTCGCGCGCCTCGGTTCGCTGATCGTCAACGCCGCGCGTGAAACTGCGGTGCCCGCCGGCGGCGCGCTCGCCGTCGATCGCGAACGCTTTGCCGCGGCCGTCGAAGCGCGCGTCGTCTCCGAGCCCCGCATCACGCTGCATCGTGAGGAGGCGAAGGATATCCCGCTCGACCGGCCGGCGATCCTCGCCTGCGGCCCCCTCCCGAGCGACGCCCTGCTGGCAAGTATCGATCGCGTCATCTCCGCTTGTTGCCCGCATCCTGTCGAAGGGCGCCTCCACTATTACGATGCGGCCTCCCCCATCGTCGCGAGCGACTCGATCGACGAATCGAAGATGTATCGCAAGTCGCGGTACGAGAAGGGCGACGGTGACGATTACCTCAACATCCCGCTCGACCGCGAGCAGTACGCGCAATTGCTGTGCGACTTGCGAACGCTGCCGCGGCACGAAGCCAAGGAGTTTGACGGAACGCGATACTTCGAAGGCTGCCTGCCGATCGAGGAGATGGCCGATCGCGGCGACGACGTCCTGCGATTCGGGCCGATGAAACCTGTCGGTCTGCGCGATCCGCGCACCGGAAAGACGCCGTATGCCGTCGTCCAGCTTCGTAAAGAGAACCGCGAGGGGACCGCTTTCAATCTGGTCGGCTTTCAAACGCGCTTGACATGGCCCTCTCAGCGCGAGGCCTTCGGCCGTCTTCCCGGCTTGGAGCATGCGGAGTGGCTGCGCTTGGGCGTGATGCACCGCAACACGTTCATCGATGCGCCTCGGCTGCTCGAACCGACGCTGCGCCTGCGCGGAACCGATGCGCTCTACTTCGCCGGACAGATCACCGGCGCCGAGGGATACGTGGAAGCGGCAGCCTGCGGCGCGATGGCCGGCATCCATGCCGCGCGTGCGATGCTCGGACTGAAACCCGTCGAGGCCCCACGCGAGAGCGCGCTCGGCGCCGTCGTCGCCCATCTGCAAAATCGGGAATCGCCGGATTTTCAGCCCTCGAACGTCACCTGGGCGGCCTTCCCCGTTCTCATCACGCACGAGAGACTCGGTAAGCGGGAGAGGCATGCGCGGATGGCCGAGCGCGCGCTCGCCGCGCTCGACGCCTTCCGCGAGCGGTTGCAACCCGAACTTGTCGGTGCCGGTACTAAAGCGGGATGAAGATTCGCTCGACCACGATCGTTGCGGTCCGCCGCGACGGCAAGCTCGCGATGGCCGGCGACGGTCAAGTCACGATCGACAAGACCGTCGTCAAGCATCACGCGCGCAAAGTACGTCGCATCGCGGGCGGGACGGTGCTCGCAGGCTTTGCCGGGTCGGCCGCGGACGGGATCGCGCTGCTCGAGAAGTTCGAGGGTAAATACGCGGAGTTCAAGGATCTCACGCGTGCATCGGTCGAGCTTGCAAAGGATTGGCGCCAGGATCGCGTGCTGCGGCGGCTCGAGGCACTGCTCGTCGTCGGCACGCCCGAGCATCTCTTCATCCTTTCGGGTAACGGGGACGTGATCGAACCGGACGAAGGGATAGCGGCGATTGGCAGCGGCGGACCGTACGCGCAGGCCGCGGCTGCGGCGCTGCTGCGCACAACCTCGCTTGCGGCAGAGGAGATCGCGCGCGTCGCCATCGGCATCGCGGGCGAGATCTGCATTTACACCAACGCCGACATCACGGTCGAGGTTCTGCCATGAACGGACAGACGGCGCTCGACGGCGACGTGCAGGCGCTCACCCCGGCGCAGATCGCCAAGGCCCTCGACGCGTACATCGTCGGGCAGCAGAAGGCGAAACGCGCCGTGGCGATCGCGTTGCGAAATCGCTATCGGCGAGGGCGCGTGGCCGACGAGCTTCGCGCGGAGATCACGCCGAAGAACATCCTCATGATCGGTCCGACGGGCGTCGGCAAGACCGAGATCGCGCGCCGCTTGGCGAGCCTAGTCGGCGCGCCGTTCGTGAAGGTCGAAGCGACGAAGTACACCGAGATCGGTTACGTCGGACGCGACGTCGAGTCGATGGTGCGAGACTTGGTCGAGGTCGCCGTGCGCATGGTCATGGAGGCCCGCCGCACGGAGGTGCGCGACGTTGCCGAGCGTCAGGCGGTCGAGCGCGTCATCGACGTTCTGCATCCCGAAACGCGTCCGCCCCAGCCGCAAGGCCAGGGCGGGTTCGCGGCGACGCTCGGCTCGATCTTCGGGAACACGGCCGCGACGCAACCGGAGCCGCGCGTTCAAACGGTTCCCGGGCCGGACGCGCAGCGCGTGCGCGATCAGACCCGCGAAGAGGTCGAACGCGGCTTCTACGACGTGCGTTTGGTCGAGATCGAAGTGGAGGAGGCACCCGCGCTCCCGATCGGCGTCATCGCAGGCATGGGCGATCAGGGAGCGGACATCGGCGAGATGCTCGGCGGCATGCTGCCCAAGCGCAGGACGCGCAGACGCGTCACGGTCGCCGAAGCGCGCCGAATCTTCGTGCAAGAAGAAGCGGCAAAGCTCATCGACACCGAGGCAGTCAAACGCGAAGCGCTGCGCCGGGCGGGCGAAGACGGGATCATCTTCATCGACGAGATCGATAAGGTCGCAGGGCACGAGGGTTCTCGCGGCGGCCCGGACGTATCGCGTGAAGGCGTCCAGCGGGACATCCTTCCGATCGTGGAAGGCTCGACCGTCAACACGAAGCACGGCCAGATCAAGACGGATCACATTCTTTTCATCGCCGCCGGAGCGTTTCACATGAGCAAGCCCTCCGATCTCATCCCCGAGCTGCAGGGCCGCTTACCGATTCGCGTCGAGCTCGACTCCCTGACCGCCGAGGATTTCAAGACGATCCTCACCCAGCCGCGCAACGCGCTCGTCGAGCAGTACAAGGCGCTGCTCGGCACGGAGGGCGTGCAGCTCGAGTTTACCGACGACGGCATCGAAGAGCTCGCTCGATTTGCCATGCAGGTGAACGAGCAGAGCGAGAACATCGGAGCGCGACGGCTGCACACCGTGCTCGAGCATCTGCTCGAAGACGTCAGCTTCGCAGCCCCCGAGCGTGCCGGAGCCGTCCGCGTCGACGCGGAGTACGTGCGAAGCCGCCTCAGCGACGTGGCGCGCAACGCCGATCTCTCCAATTACATCCTTTAGAAACTCTAATCGCGCTTGTCGAGGAAGCACCTCGGAGATTTCCGAACGTATTATCTGCAATCGTCAATATATTTTGGGAGGATGCGCACGATGAACAAAGCTGGTCTCGCCTTGGTCCTTCTCGCCGGCTTGCTCGCCGGATGTTACGGAGGGCCTTCGTATTCGAACCCACCGGGGTACGGTACGAACTGCATTCCCCCGACGAACACCGTGCTCGTCTATCCGTCGAACAACGCAACCGGCGTTCCCGACAACACGATGACGGTGTACATCGCCGTTCCTACGCCGTTGCCGGCGCCGGGTACGAAAGACACGAATATCATCGGCCCGCCGTCGTACGGATCGCAACTCACGCAGGGCTTCACGGCGGTATCGTACGGCTCGATCCCGACGCCGAACACGGTACCGGGGTACCCGAACCCTCAATACTACGCAACGACGCTGCGGCAAACGCTGACCGCCGCCACGGCATTTGCGGTCCACTGGAACGATCTGGGCAGCGCGTGCAGCTCGTCGACGAGCGCCTCACTTCTGGGATCCTTCACGACGCAGTAAGCGCGGCAAAGGATTACGCCCGCGCGACTTCGTAGCCGGGCGCGGTGCCCTACAAGCGAACGATCGTCACCGAAGGTCACGCCGCCCTGCGGCGCGCGGCGAAGCGCGTCACGCCGCAGGAGCTCGCCGAACCACTCTTCCAGCAGCTGATCGACGATATGTTCCTCACGATGTACGAGGCGCCGGGCGTAGGTCTGGCGGCTCCGCAAGTCGGCATTTCGAAGCAGCTCTTCGTCGCCGACGTCAAAGACGAAGAGCACCAGCCCGTGGCCGTCATCAATCCGAAGATCGTCGCGGCTGAAGACGAGATCGAGCTCACCGAGGGTTGCCTCTCCGTACCGGGCTACGTCGGAGAGATCACGCGCTTTTCGCGCGTGGCCGTGAGCGGACTCGATCGTCACGGTCACAAGATCCGCTTGGAGGGCGACGGCCTCTTCGCGCAATGCGTGCAGCACGAAATCGATCATCTCCACGGCAAGCTGTACAAAGACAGCGCGCGCAACGTTCGTCTCTCTACGCCCGCCGACGAGCGCGAGGATCCGGAATCGGCGCAAGAAGCATGACGTCATGCTGAAGACGCTCTTCTTCGGAACGAGCGCGTTCGCGTTGCCGAGCCTCGACGTCATCGCCGATCGCACCGAGCTGCACGGCGTCGTCACGCAAGCCGATCGGCCGGCA of Candidatus Dormiibacterota bacterium contains these proteins:
- the topA gene encoding type I DNA topoisomerase — its product is MKKPLIIVESPTKARTIKKFLPSRYVVKASVGHVRDLPKSTLGVDVDNGFTPKYLTIKGKGDVIKELKSAVKAADEVYLATDPDREGEAIAWHLAELLKLPDPHRIELHEITKEAALEAIKHPHRIDMDRVNAQQARRILDRLVGYKISPLLWAKVRGGLSAGRVQSVAVRLIVDREREIRAFVPKEYWTIAARFATPRDRETEFAADLVTYRGEKLEIANQAQADAVLAGLEGTSSSLTGIRKREVRRNASAPFTTSTLQQEASRRLRLRVRRTMQIAQALYEGVDLGGKEGTVGLITYMRTDSTRISDQARDAARSYITQQYGKEFHGGRVHRVREGAQDAHEAIRPTSVLRAPAQLAGILKRDELRLYTLIWERFVASQMSPAVFDQTTVEITAGEYGFRVTGSILKFAGFTRVYEEGKDEPAKERVRLPELFEGDALERRALESKQHFTEPPPRYTEASLVRVLEENGIGRPSTYSTIVETIQARGYVTQQDRRFMPTEIGEAVNDLLVEHFPKIVNPAFTAEMEGDLDKVAEGHEDWVGVLRAFYGPFAGELEEAERKLPRLEVREEPTDEICPNCGRPMVIKMGRFGKFISCSGYPECKTTRPIVKDTGAKCPKDGGAVVERRSRKGRTFYGCINYPNCDFISWDRVIPERCPVCGSHVVIKTRRGSSHLECAADKEHDVSSLVNAEQQEQAEEAVALP
- the hslV gene encoding ATP-dependent protease subunit HslV: MKIRSTTIVAVRRDGKLAMAGDGQVTIDKTVVKHHARKVRRIAGGTVLAGFAGSAADGIALLEKFEGKYAEFKDLTRASVELAKDWRQDRVLRRLEALLVVGTPEHLFILSGNGDVIEPDEGIAAIGSGGPYAQAAAAALLRTTSLAAEEIARVAIGIAGEICIYTNADITVEVLP
- the def gene encoding peptide deformylase, which translates into the protein MPYKRTIVTEGHAALRRAAKRVTPQELAEPLFQQLIDDMFLTMYEAPGVGLAAPQVGISKQLFVADVKDEEHQPVAVINPKIVAAEDEIELTEGCLSVPGYVGEITRFSRVAVSGLDRHGHKIRLEGDGLFAQCVQHEIDHLHGKLYKDSARNVRLSTPADEREDPESAQEA
- the trmFO gene encoding methylenetetrahydrofolate--tRNA-(uracil(54)-C(5))-methyltransferase (FADH(2)-oxidizing) TrmFO, whose amino-acid sequence is MRLLVIGGGLAGCEAAWQAARQGVDVDLYEMRPHASGPAHKTANLAELVCSNSLRGAALENAVGLLKEELARLGSLIVNAARETAVPAGGALAVDRERFAAAVEARVVSEPRITLHREEAKDIPLDRPAILACGPLPSDALLASIDRVISACCPHPVEGRLHYYDAASPIVASDSIDESKMYRKSRYEKGDGDDYLNIPLDREQYAQLLCDLRTLPRHEAKEFDGTRYFEGCLPIEEMADRGDDVLRFGPMKPVGLRDPRTGKTPYAVVQLRKENREGTAFNLVGFQTRLTWPSQREAFGRLPGLEHAEWLRLGVMHRNTFIDAPRLLEPTLRLRGTDALYFAGQITGAEGYVEAAACGAMAGIHAARAMLGLKPVEAPRESALGAVVAHLQNRESPDFQPSNVTWAAFPVLITHERLGKRERHARMAERALAALDAFRERLQPELVGAGTKAG
- the hslU gene encoding ATP-dependent protease ATPase subunit HslU — its product is MNGQTALDGDVQALTPAQIAKALDAYIVGQQKAKRAVAIALRNRYRRGRVADELRAEITPKNILMIGPTGVGKTEIARRLASLVGAPFVKVEATKYTEIGYVGRDVESMVRDLVEVAVRMVMEARRTEVRDVAERQAVERVIDVLHPETRPPQPQGQGGFAATLGSIFGNTAATQPEPRVQTVPGPDAQRVRDQTREEVERGFYDVRLVEIEVEEAPALPIGVIAGMGDQGADIGEMLGGMLPKRRTRRRVTVAEARRIFVQEEAAKLIDTEAVKREALRRAGEDGIIFIDEIDKVAGHEGSRGGPDVSREGVQRDILPIVEGSTVNTKHGQIKTDHILFIAAGAFHMSKPSDLIPELQGRLPIRVELDSLTAEDFKTILTQPRNALVEQYKALLGTEGVQLEFTDDGIEELARFAMQVNEQSENIGARRLHTVLEHLLEDVSFAAPERAGAVRVDAEYVRSRLSDVARNADLSNYIL